Within Astyanax mexicanus isolate ESR-SI-001 chromosome 2, AstMex3_surface, whole genome shotgun sequence, the genomic segment TACAGGATTTTTCTTTCAaaaactacactgcctggccaaaaaataaaagtcacactttgtttcaataagcttccccaatgtcacaagatttatttaatccagtgttgcattcatttttcaccaagatcttgcagcaccgatgatggtagagtctgaccactgcacaaagccttctccatcacATCCCAAAGATACTCAATGATCTGGACTctctggtgaacaatccatgtgtgaaaatgatgatctcatgctccctgaatcactctttcacaattccagccccatcaatcctggcattgtcatcttggaatatgtctgtgtcatcagggaagaaaaaaatccattgatggaataacctggtctatattcagtatattcaggtagtcagctgacctcattctttcagcacatactgttgctgaacctaaacctgcagaccaactgcagcatcaaccccacatcatttacttacttatttttttacttacttttttttagccaggcagtgtattattattaagattttttttctgctaGGCTTAATCAGTGTAATGAATGTGTGAATGGAAATTgtataaataaatggaaatggaaaataaagaaCGTTTATTTTTAACTACTTATGGTTCAACATGGGTCAGTTTGACCAGGAAATGTTATGCTGTTTATTGTACAgtagaacataacaggagggttaaataggAAGGGTTAGGACAGCACCATCACATCCTGTCTCGGCGAAGAAAGCGTCCACAGCACATTCACAGTTCACAAGCTGTTAACAGTGTGTTCGACTGACttggaaaaaggaaaaacaccACTCGCGTCACCTTTAACTACTGTACAAACGGTGGAGGTAGTAGCGTGTATCTTCTGTCGTCATGTCCAGTAATTCAAGAGCACCTGGTTAAAATATAAAATCGGGAAAAGGAACatccttttttttcatttcttgctttttttgtgagaaaaatgCAGTCCTTTTTTTTAGTAGAGAGAGGAATATAGCACCTGTTGTATCAAAATGGTGACGCTGCCTTTACATTTCTGTTAGCGTTAGCATGGATTGTGATCGTTTTAGCACATTTAGCTAGCTTGATGTACGTCAACTGTTCCTATGTGGTACGTGGAGTAAGAATGAAACATATGGACAAAAAATACCACTGCATTTACTTCATTTGTAGGGATGTGACTTTGTCCAGTACTAGAAACCCACTGAATAAGTAGGTTTTAGTAGACGTCCAGATAATAAACTGTGCTAAAACACATTCTCATCCTTATCAATTCAGAGCAAATGTGTACCAATCATTCATATCACATGGGACGCTAGGAGGAACCCATGAAAAAGGGAGGCTTCAACGTGAGAAAGCTGTTAAAAAATCTCCATATCGGATCCATCTCCATGAGCAGAAGAGTGAGCAATACAATGCTGTGTGACTCGGATTGACCTGAGAGTAGAGAACCAACACTGAACACAGCAGAGAATGAATGAGTTGTTGGAGGCAGAATCAGCATGGTTAAGGAGGCCCATAGTGGATACATTAGGCTAGAGCGGTGTCCGTAAGATTGATGATGCCATTGCGGATCATGACAGCAGTTTCAGATCATGGATGATGTCCAGCCACTATGAAGTGATAAACGTCAGTGTTTGCGTGTAGTTGTGTTTCCTACGAATACCAAAAAAGTAGAAGGTACCTACAGTAACTGATGACAAACAGCGTTTCTGAGACGTTTCTGATTGGAGTCCGTCTTTGCACTTTCGATCAAGCGTCCTGTCTATAAGCACTGCAGCAGCCTTAGCTCTGCAGCAATAAAGCAGTAGTTTGGCCAGaattcaaataaacacatttttctcCTTATTACGAATAGTCAGACATCCAAGACGTGTATGGTATGTGCAGTGTGTTTCATTAGTTTTGTACTAGAGCTACGAGGCTAAGATAGCGAAAAATTAACAGAAACCAATAATGATCACCACCAGTTAGCAGCACTGTGCAACTTCTCATTCCACTGAACACAAATCACACTCGCAAATAATTCCCTCAAGTTTCCAAGCAAAGGAAACGGACCTGCTACTGTGGTTTGAAAACTAGTATGTGAACTAAAGTGTGCTGagctttttttctgctttttatgcTGCATCAAAGAATTTGTATTTGCTGAGTAGGAGAGTACTGTAATTTGGTTTGACTAAAGCTATTTAGCAGTGCGTTTTAATTTAGGCTTATCTCCCATTTACACACCAAATTAGATATGAGTAAATCATTTTATTTGCAACATAACGTGAATCTGGATTTACTTCTATACAGTGTGCCTTTACTTTTAATTTGTGTTGAAAGTGCCCATAGAAACTgtccaaaactacttaaaaaaataaataaatctcttctgtaaagtagattttttttcaaTGACAGTAACAGCTTTTGAACCAATCTGGATTAGATTAATTTCTCAGAGGCATCAgtgaaaaaaacaggagcaccagtgagttttttggctttctcagtcacatgacattgtgttcagtagctcctccgtttCCACTGGTTGttttgtttacgtggatctctgtggaatcgtgtgcccaaagtgtaattacggtgtgtggcagtgaacaaatagctatttaattcattcagtttagttcagtgaaaaacagtaggcaattcagcctgtaaattttcttagaggacatctgagaaaaacacagacatggtcgttccgaacgggaataaaatcacagaagaccctccaagaaagagaaaattacccaggaTCCCTTGAGAAACAAAACTCGTCTGAATAGGACTTAAATCCATGTTGCTTTGAAAACAAAGTCCTACATAGGATTAAGTTTTTGTCAATCACAATCACAACTGTTCCAAAACTGAAAAAGTTGTACAATTTCCAAAGCTACTTTTtactttaaactaaaaacaaagatctTTTAGTAAATCATTTTCTTCCCAATATgcaaggccaattatccaacccacgcattaggactccccctatcactagtaatgccccaacacaccaggagtgtgaagtcagcagcattgcagagtaggaTCATagcatgtttggaggaaagcgtagCAACAGCACAGGCTTTAAGGTAGTTTGTGTGGAATTTGAGACTTGAGAAGTGTTTGTACAATGTTAACTGGTGGTGATAATCTCTCAGCAGATACATTTTTCTCATATGCCCagcacaaaaacaaagaaatgaccTGTGAGATGTAAGATCTTGTAGAAAACTCATTGCGGCTAACAGACTTTTATAGTAAGGAGAAAATCTGAGTAAATTTGATTTTTAGCTTTAACTATCATTAACGAGAAGGCCTTCTCCTCTCCCCTGTTCCTCTGATCATCCCCTGCTACACGCTGGTGATGGAGGCTTGTTTCTCGGGGCGGGCGGCAGGTGGCTCGGGGATGGAGCGGAAGGTGGGTGCATGGTAGGGCGGCGGCGGCCTCTTGGTGCCGATGTGACCGGGACTCAGAGCCATGTTCTGCCGCCGGCTGTTCTCTACGTTGCTCGAAGTGTTGGAGGCGAGGCTCTCTCGAGTGCTAGTGTCGGAGAGAGAAAAGGataggggaggagagagagagaaaaagagaaagcaaagATGTGTTATGGCAGAAGAAAAGATGACGGAGGTTAAAAGCAACAGATAGCAGATAGAAAGTGATGATAATCTAGGCTAGACTGTTAATACCGTGAGAAAAGTGAGACTGTAGGAGAGAAATGTTAAAGAAAAGAAGCAGAAACTGCACTGGAGATAAAGATTCTACAATTAACAGTGTTTCCTTAATATGTATAAACAGGCACCCTGTGCAAGGAACCACTACCAGTGCTACAGTAAACAGACGAGTCAGGCTACACATAATTACGACCAGACTAGTATAAGAACAATCAACAAAATCAACCACTGCATTTTACCTGCACTACGTCAGTctacacaaaaagaaaaaagctacTGTAGCTTTGTATTTATAAATTGCTCGTTTGTGCAGCATGTCTAAATTGCTTTGTGTAGACTGACCAATCTCTATTACCAATTAGCACTCCAAGCCAAGGGTTTTTCTTACACCTgcactttttaaaacaattaaaacagacTCAGGTATATTTTCACCATTGGTTTTGGTACGTTTGGGCAGATGTGTAGGCAGACAGAGGTTGTCTACACAACTATCAGCTATACAGCTCTGCAGTTGTAGTTTAAGCTAATAAAgtagccagataattactacagcaatGAACAAATGTCATCTTTGCTGTTACTTCAAGCTAAATTGAACAGAGTTTCATGCTATTACGGAACACATCACCATCTACCGGAAATTTACCTGCTTACTTCGCCCCAGGcagatctgaccaatcagcaAAGAGAATGTTTTTACATGGTTTGCTACGATGATGatgtattttggtgcatttaagGTTTTTCTTTGAAATTTACAGGCTCATTAACTAATTCAGACCTGAGAATTCGAAGAATTTGATTTAAAGACTCCCTTAGTCTCACAAGATATCAGGTAGCAAAAGGTACCCAGTTTCAGGTACCAAATTAGCACAATggaaaagtaaataataaataagccaAGTCAGATGGTGAAGGTACAATGCAGTTGGGATAACATTGTATGCTTAATGTTAGACACCCtgtaacataaaaaacataatctaaaaaataaaaaatacactgagACAACTTGTTTACTTGAAGTAAATTAACCAAAACATGCCTGGTTTTCTTTagcttcagataaaaaaaaaaaacaacaacatgttTTGGTTCACTCAGTTAATTTGCGGTGAGGGGGAATTGTGCAAATAGGTTTGTGTTGTACTAAAAGACACAAATGTTGGGCAGTCCTATTAGGCAAGCGGAACCAAAAGAGAACAATGTTCTTTGGTGTTAACTCAACTTGTGCTTTGTGGATCATCTTAAATTACACAAAACAATACAAAGTGCAGTACAGAGGGATGCAGGCATTCCAGGAAAGCACAGCATGTAAAAAATGTGGAGCAGGGAGAAATAAGGCAAAATAATAACGAAAAAAAGCTGCTACAATTGCAAACAATTAAAGCAAGAGAACTTTGCCTGAGCAGATACGATCACACTGCTAAAGACCTCTCATCCgagtcatattagtgtaaaattctGTCATTTTATTCTTTCACTTCAAATGACAACTGTTTATCTCTCAGCCTGTCATGAACTGCATGAGTTGTATTTATAACAGTAGTGTAAACGTAAATTAAACTTTACAAATGTTGAAGAGGCCTATGTACAACGCAAATAGTTTGAAAGCTTTTTGCCCTTGGTAAATGTTATTTTTACGTTATTAAACATTTGCTTTAACCAGcttgaattttctttttttgaactgcATTGTAAAACTCTACCACCAGTGCACAAAAAAGCAGGCATGAATGCATGGTGAACAACTCCAAaatctcacacaaatacacacacattcaaacagacAGAAGCGGGGATAAATACTGCAAACAAAATGCCATATGAAAAACAGCATAGTTTAATTCAcaaaagaacaacaacaaaacaattcaCATAATTAAGAACAAAAAAGACACACAGGACACACTGAATTTCCTTGAATGTGTGAAACGTCTCATTGTGTGATACGGTCTGCAATTGTACAGCAAGGCCTTCTTTTCATTGGACTTCCCACAATTCAGAAAAACAGATGTGCTAAGCAAACGTTTAGCACGAGTCCAATTGCATGAGAATTAAAATGCTCTAGATGCACAGGTATTAATGGTGGAACGGCATGTGTAACTGCATCAAACTATTCTAGTATGGACATCACAGTGCACACAGTCATAGGGACAACACTATAGGTATGTATGAAGATTGCAAGTTTTACTTGAAACTCCCTTCTCTGCATTTCAAAAAAAATGCACTGGCAGTGTCCTATACAGGAAGTACATTGACTGACTCAAGTGAATAATAATCCCTTTTTGTCTGTTATTTCCTAGTAACACACCAGTAAAAGGAATCCTAGGACTAAGGATGTTCTAACGATTGGTCGGAAACATGATTGGTCTGTAAAAAAGGGGACGGGTCTACAAAATCAGTAGGTGATGAGAAGTCTGGCTCCACCTCTGGTCTATACTGCACAGACTTGAATATTTGAAAATTAGCCACTATGTGGActactttttgcttttttttatttctatagctcaaaataaaaacaatcacgttttctacagtcattggggcaatatattttcactttttgtcATAATGTGTATCTGGGAATTGACTAATAGAAATGCACCAAATTGACTAGTTTTTTCCCTTCTCCTCTAAAGTTGCAATGTATTAAATACCAAGTGTTTGTGTGATGGTGATGATTTAATTGCTAGTGGGAATGTATAGAGGCCTTGTGGGATATCTCTTACTGTGCAGCCTGTAGTATTGTatgagagctttcagacattaGGGAGGTAGGGGCCCAAATGAAAGGGTGCCGCATCAGAACTGGAGGGCAGAGACACAACCAGGGCATAAAGGTGACAAACTCCACAGGTGAGTTGCATTGTGTGCTCAAGGCATCAAGTTTCATTTGTAACAGGTTGCGTGTGCTTTAGGACATGTGCAGCCTATTCATAAACAGTTAGAACTTAAAAAGTAAACGTCTTGTGTTACAGCAGTACATCAATTTATGCCTTTCACCAAAACATCAACAATGTTAGGGAAAATATAGATTATGTTACTGCTGCCGGAATTTTATGAAGAGCACACCATGCAACCAAACAGCAAACAAAGGAATATAGGTAACATTTGATGTACATTGGGACAACTTAGACAACAAAGGTCAAGGGaacactattaaaaaaatacaaataaaaacaacaacaacataaacactattcagttaaaaaaaaaagtgtaaacacaTTCAAAAGAAAACTGGTAGTGGCTGACCTGCACAGTTATTCATAGGTGGCTTTAAAACGTCTAGGCATTTGCTAATTTAGTGAAGACACAATTCATCATACAGCAGTATTAATCTCATTCACAGAGGCTGTTACCACTGATAGAACGCTAAAAAGGACATTTGCACATTCTGGTACTGTACCGAGATTCTATAGAATCCTATGTCATGTGTTAAAAAAGCTGCTACTTTGCTTTTGCAACTGtgagtaaaaaaaagaagaagaaaacaaaagaaaatgtgcTGAAGTACACTGACACTTTGTCTATTCACAGAATAGCAAACCGCTCGAGTTCAAGCAGGAGAACTACACTGGCATCCCAACGAGTGGAGGAAACCCAATACTGGACCTGAGAGCCTTACCGTGGGGAATTAAATCCACTGTCCACAGTCACACTGCTGGAGTCCATGCTGTCGAGGCGTGTGGAGTGGGCCGACTTCTGGCTATTGTTGCTCTCGCCCTCTTTGGGGCTGAGGAACGTGAGGTTCTTTTCAAACTTGCGCTGGAGATCTCGCTCCTTCTCGCGCTCGAGAAGCCACTGCATCGTCCCACCACCTTCCCGACCCTTTTCTTCTACTTTGTTCTTATGACCGGCACTCTCAGAATCATCGTCTGACACGTTGTAGTAGTCGAAGGTGGTTTCGGCACACGAGGCCTGCTCCTGCCCCGAGGTCGGTGGCAAGGAGGACAGCGGGAGAGGTTCATCAAAGTGTTCCTGGGTCTCCAGTACCTCTGCTGACTTGGTGTGCGGAGACTTGCGCATCGTACCAGGCCTGGAGAAGCTGCTCTCCACATAGTCTAAAGGTTTGAACAAAGACTCCTGGCTGTAAACCTCCCCAATTTTGTCCAAGTCACCTGAGTCTGGGTTGTGTTGGTGCATCAAGCGTCCATTGGGCAAAGGCTCGGGTGTCTGGTTAGGCACCGATAAAGTTATACTATTTTGTCCCATCGAGGAATCGTCCTTGTATTCCCCAAGATGGGGTGAGGTCAGAAGCGGAGCGGGTCGATCTGAAGGAATTCCCTTCCAGATGCTGTCTGCAAAATCGTGGCTGGATTTCGTAAGAGGGGAGGGAGCCGAGAAAGAGGCCTCACCCGATGCACTGCGTTGGTAATAGTCATCCACAAGCGTTTTGGGAGAGCAGGACTTAAGGTCATTGTAGGCCGGCAAGCTGTCTTTACTTTTGCTCTTTTCCAGGGGCCTACAGTGCATGGCATCCTCGGGGGTCCCCCTCCCAATATCAGGCACGCAAACGTCAGTATTTAACCTAGCAGCAGAGAGCATAGTGCGGGAGTAGTGGCTCTTTTGCGTGGACGCCCTCAAAGTTCCGTCGTCAGTGTAGTACCGACTCCTGTCGTCAGGACTGCACTCAAAGTCCTCAGGGGTGCCCAGGTAGGGACCCCCCAGGGGACCTTTGGAGTTGTCCATTGAGCGCGACCTCTCTTTGGCCTTGTCTGACCTCTCGTTTCGAGACTTCCTTTCTTGGGTGTGGCTATGGCTGCGGTGGACCTTTGAATGCGACTGTGCCCGGGACGGTTCTGGAAAAGGCATCTCTGTCCTCCTCTTGGCCAGCTCACCTGACACGTCCCATTCAGGCGCTGTAGTGAAATGCGACTCCACAATGTTCGGGTTGCTATGTACCATGTACTTTCCCCTGTTTCGCTCCATGGACATCATAGTCTCCCTTGGCGACCGCACCAGCGAAGAGCTATAGAACTTGTAGTCCCGGTCGTAGGATATATCCAGGTTGGAACCCTCAGAAGGGTCCCCTCTGGATGCACGCGTCTTGCTGTGACTGCGTGACTGCTTGCTTTGCTGAACCTTGCGGTGGCCCCGACCACGCTTTCCACGTGCATTCTGTTGCGCCGATGCGTTAGCTTTGTTCCTTTGGGCCTTCTCTTCTTCCAGGCGCTTCATTACAGCTGTATGCCGTGCCAGGTTCTCCACCGTTAGATCCGGGTTTATGCGCCGGATTATCTCCATCTCCACGTCCCGAGGAACGGCACTGGGTGTCTCCTCGTCCCGCAGAGGCCACTCCTCAGGTGGAAACTGGGCTGAAAACGTGGCCAGGTGTTTTGTTTTGTCCTTTTTGAAGCTTAACCTAAAGAGTTTCAGGCCGAACTTCTTAGACTGCTTCTCACTGCCTGCGGTACTGCTGCCTCCATCCCTTTGCTTGCTGCTGCCATCCGTTTTGAAGGCAAAGCTCAATGCGCTTTTGCTCTTCTCAGAGGATTGCTGAGGAGGTGGAGACACTGGGTATGGTGCCTCCTTGTGTTCCTTGGACCTCCTCTGTAGCGTGGAGGTGTGTGTGCTGGGCAGGTCTTCCCGGTAACTGTCGCTGTAAGGCTCGGCGTGGTTCTTGTGGTGCTGCCGCTCCCTGACGCAGCCTGAAGCAGAGGGTGTAACAGTGCCTGAGGGAGGAGAAGAGCACGGCTGTTGCATGGCCGCCGGGATCCTCTCATCCAGGTGGTACCACTTGCTGTTGGTTCGAATAAGGGAAGGTGTGATGAAGTAGGTCTGCGGGGTGACGATGAAATAACCCTCTGGAGTCGGGTAGATCTTACGTTCCCGGACGAGCATGTTGAGGGTATGGCGCAAGATCTCCAGGCTTGGAGTGGGCACACCtgcaacaaacacaaacatacagagaAAGTCAGAATCTGCATATCTATTAAGAACATTAATTTTCCTCACAAAGTCttcacaaacaaataaaaatgtgtggTCCTACATGAAGTGAGCAAATGACAAATTACTGCAGAATACATGCAAATATACACACTaactgtccaaatgtttgttcaCACCCCTTTTACTGATGGCATTTAgcaagttgcacccattgctgacacagatgtgcaaatgcacacacacacacacacagaggttgtCTAGTCCATGTAGAGATGTACTGGCAAAAGAATAAGACCGATATGCATCAATCTTTAGGAACCACACAAAAATACTAGGCTTGGATTACAGCACAGAGCTATAGAGTAGTAGATTTGTGTTCTCTAGAATGGTGATTCTGCCTCCAacagttggggatgaggtggggtggtaatCATTTTACATGTTGGCTTCACTAATGCtcatcactaaatgcaatcaaatcctcagcaATTCTCCAAAATCCAGTAAAAAGCCATTTTCTAGACAGTATAGACCAATCATTTTAGACAAAAccataaataagcaggtgtcatacttctgtccatatagtgtatgtacaAGTATGCCTATACATGAGCATGCACAATGTTCATTaaattattcattcattattttacCACTGTCTCATTCAGTGTTCCTAAAATAGGGTGCATTTAACGCAGCATATAGACATAGCACCGCCGGGTCTGCCCCGGCTGTCTGGTTCATTCGTCTCCAGCTCTGCTGCATACACATAGCGATGCTGCTCTTACCCTCTATTACATCATGAGGTGCTTACAGCCAACGTAGCATGATGCAACACTCCCGACTGCAGAAAAATGCATGGGGTAACGCACCATTCAGAACTGCGTACACTCAAGAGGGGAGACACCAGCAAACGTGCTTCTTTTTGTACTACAAATAATGCCACAATGGAGTATGTTGATGTTATCACTGCAAAGTGAAATAGAGAAGGTAGGTCTGATTGCAAGGCCAAGTTTCCTAGAGCCCAAGCCCTGAGCAGAGTTCTCTGACTGCTGTTGGAATTTTCTGGATATAGTTCTGCCAAATCTTCTTCAGAAACGCACTTCAACACACCTAAACAGTACATACGTATCGCCAATGACAAGGAATGATTTAAGTCGATTTTCTATTTGAGATCAGTTAGAAGCCTTTAGAATGTGTAGATCTCGGGGGCTGGAACAGGCACATTTGATGAACAGGGCTTTAGTAGACTTTGCTGATGTCTGTATTGCCATATACTCAGGTATTTATTTACTATCTTAATTTTTAAAGTTTATGCAAGATATTTAAAACCTAAATAAAAGCAAGAAATCCTAATTTGTACTCTGCAAATTAAAATTGTATTTGATGTAATACTAATAGCAGCTGTTCTTTACATTCATAGAAATGCTCCATTATGACGTggaattaattctttttttacaCTGATGTCCATCAAAAGTTAAGTATATTTGTCCTTAATTCTGTAATGCTGCTGTTTAAGAAACAAGATGTTAGTCTAATACTAATGTGATGGTTCAAAGGTAAAGAAGACT encodes:
- the stox2b gene encoding storkhead-box protein 2 isoform X2, with product MKKTRSTTLRRAWPSSDFSDRASERTRSRSEKDYRLHKHYPKHFISHSVSHSPRIYMPAGDVSPISMSPISQSQFIPLGEILCLAISAMNSARKTVTQETLIEHLATCFPGVPTPSLEILRHTLNMLVRERKIYPTPEGYFIVTPQTYFITPSLIRTNSKWYHLDERIPAAMQQPCSSPPSGTVTPSASGCVRERQHHKNHAEPYSDSYREDLPSTHTSTLQRRSKEHKEAPYPVSPPPQQSSEKSKSALSFAFKTDGSSKQRDGGSSTAGSEKQSKKFGLKLFRLSFKKDKTKHLATFSAQFPPEEWPLRDEETPSAVPRDVEMEIIRRINPDLTVENLARHTAVMKRLEEEKAQRNKANASAQQNARGKRGRGHRKVQQSKQSRSHSKTRASRGDPSEGSNLDISYDRDYKFYSSSLVRSPRETMMSMERNRGKYMVHSNPNIVESHFTTAPEWDVSGELAKRRTEMPFPEPSRAQSHSKVHRSHSHTQERKSRNERSDKAKERSRSMDNSKGPLGGPYLGTPEDFECSPDDRSRYYTDDGTLRASTQKSHYSRTMLSAARLNTDVCVPDIGRGTPEDAMHCRPLEKSKSKDSLPAYNDLKSCSPKTLVDDYYQRSASGEASFSAPSPLTKSSHDFADSIWKGIPSDRPAPLLTSPHLGEYKDDSSMGQNSITLSVPNQTPEPLPNGRLMHQHNPDSGDLDKIGEVYSQESLFKPLDYVESSFSRPGTMRKSPHTKSAEVLETQEHFDEPLPLSSLPPTSGQEQASCAETTFDYYNVSDDDSESAGHKNKVEEKGREGGGTMQWLLEREKERDLQRKFEKNLTFLSPKEGESNNSQKSAHSTRLDSMDSSSVTVDSGFNSPRTRESLASNTSSNVENSRRQNMALSPGHIGTKRPPPPYHAPTFRSIPEPPAARPEKQASITSV
- the stox2b gene encoding storkhead-box protein 2 isoform X3; translation: MSPISQSQFIPLGEILCLAISAMNSARKTVTQETLIEHLATCFPGVPTPSLEILRHTLNMLVRERKIYPTPEGYFIVTPQTYFITPSLIRTNSKWYHLDERIPAAMQQPCSSPPSGTVTPSASGCVRERQHHKNHAEPYSDSYREDLPSTHTSTLQRRSKEHKEAPYPVSPPPQQSSEKSKSALSFAFKTDGSSKQRDGGSSTAGSEKQSKKFGLKLFRLSFKKDKTKHLATFSAQFPPEEWPLRDEETPSAVPRDVEMEIIRRINPDLTVENLARHTAVMKRLEEEKAQRNKANASAQQNARGKRGRGHRKVQQSKQSRSHSKTRASRGDPSEGSNLDISYDRDYKFYSSSLVRSPRETMMSMERNRGKYMVHSNPNIVESHFTTAPEWDVSGELAKRRTEMPFPEPSRAQSHSKVHRSHSHTQERKSRNERSDKAKERSRSMDNSKGPLGGPYLGTPEDFECSPDDRSRYYTDDGTLRASTQKSHYSRTMLSAARLNTDVCVPDIGRGTPEDAMHCRPLEKSKSKDSLPAYNDLKSCSPKTLVDDYYQRSASGEASFSAPSPLTKSSHDFADSIWKGIPSDRPAPLLTSPHLGEYKDDSSMGQNSITLSVPNQTPEPLPNGRLMHQHNPDSGDLDKIGEVYSQESLFKPLDYVESSFSRPGTMRKSPHTKSAEVLETQEHFDEPLPLSSLPPTSGQEQASCAETTFDYYNVSDDDSESAGHKNKVEEKGREGGGTMQWLLEREKERDLQRKFEKNLTFLSPKEGESNNSQKSAHSTRLDSMDSSSVTVDSGFNSPRTRESLASNTSSNVENSRRQNMALSPGHIGTKRPPPPYHAPTFRSIPEPPAARPEKQASITSV
- the stox2b gene encoding storkhead-box protein 2 isoform X1 yields the protein MEPFLQLAPHSLAIVLSRLPEASPGVSESTEPPRHHTGYEIFADFKALNASYFWNKMVADAIAETFFLGWIDEHVLLIQGEEEHLEALREAWMRRSLKAPHGFDIKYLGDVSPISMSPISQSQFIPLGEILCLAISAMNSARKTVTQETLIEHLATCFPGVPTPSLEILRHTLNMLVRERKIYPTPEGYFIVTPQTYFITPSLIRTNSKWYHLDERIPAAMQQPCSSPPSGTVTPSASGCVRERQHHKNHAEPYSDSYREDLPSTHTSTLQRRSKEHKEAPYPVSPPPQQSSEKSKSALSFAFKTDGSSKQRDGGSSTAGSEKQSKKFGLKLFRLSFKKDKTKHLATFSAQFPPEEWPLRDEETPSAVPRDVEMEIIRRINPDLTVENLARHTAVMKRLEEEKAQRNKANASAQQNARGKRGRGHRKVQQSKQSRSHSKTRASRGDPSEGSNLDISYDRDYKFYSSSLVRSPRETMMSMERNRGKYMVHSNPNIVESHFTTAPEWDVSGELAKRRTEMPFPEPSRAQSHSKVHRSHSHTQERKSRNERSDKAKERSRSMDNSKGPLGGPYLGTPEDFECSPDDRSRYYTDDGTLRASTQKSHYSRTMLSAARLNTDVCVPDIGRGTPEDAMHCRPLEKSKSKDSLPAYNDLKSCSPKTLVDDYYQRSASGEASFSAPSPLTKSSHDFADSIWKGIPSDRPAPLLTSPHLGEYKDDSSMGQNSITLSVPNQTPEPLPNGRLMHQHNPDSGDLDKIGEVYSQESLFKPLDYVESSFSRPGTMRKSPHTKSAEVLETQEHFDEPLPLSSLPPTSGQEQASCAETTFDYYNVSDDDSESAGHKNKVEEKGREGGGTMQWLLEREKERDLQRKFEKNLTFLSPKEGESNNSQKSAHSTRLDSMDSSSVTVDSGFNSPRTRESLASNTSSNVENSRRQNMALSPGHIGTKRPPPPYHAPTFRSIPEPPAARPEKQASITSV